Within the Gossypium raimondii isolate GPD5lz chromosome 12, ASM2569854v1, whole genome shotgun sequence genome, the region TACTGTGGAAGAATATAGATTTCTTTGATTCTATACGAAATAAAATTTCAGTGATAATATTAACTGTTCCTAGGTGTTGcatttcctaaaattttatacttcTCACTTTCTGTGCATTTTTATTGGCTTAGTGTTTCTTACTTTGCTGCcttatattatgaaattgaaaCTCAATGCCATTTTCTCATTGTATTATACCTCATAATCCTTTAAAGTCACCCAGAAGATATACATCACAATCATACTTCATATTTAATGCTCCTTTAACAGAATCCACTGCCATATCTTGCTCGGTACCCTGATGCAGACATCTTAACTTCTAGTGACCAAGTTGTGCCAACAGTTGTTGACGACAGATTGGCTGACTGGAAACAAGGTAAAGACTTGTTTCGGGAAGAGTTTCTTTTTAATCAGCTTATCTTGTTTTCAACTTGTGCCCCCATAGTAAGTATTGTTATTAGATAcctttattcttcttttttatgATACTGTATATACATTCTATCAGAGCTCTAGTCACACCGCCTTCTTCTTTTAACCTATATATCGCCATTCTAGTAACTCCTGTTAAAACTGAATCTTTCTTTTCCTTAAACAGTTGGTGCCGCCTACAATATAGGAATTTTCCACTGGCGCCCAACACCACCCGCGAAAAAACTGGCAAAAGAATGGATAGATATGCTTTTAGCTGATGATAGGATATGGGATCAGAATGGATTTAATGAACTTGTACGTAGGCAGACAGGGCCAGCCTTTGATGATGAGAGTGGAATTTTTTACTCTTATGATGGAAATCTCAAGCTGGGAATTCTGCCAGAAAGTTTATTTTGTAGTGGACACACTTATTTTGTTCAGGTAGGATCCATATGCTAGTTCTCGGCAACTTAGATACATTCTCATcctgttttcattttattggttttgttaaatttagtttcTTATTTTACATGTTTTTCCTGTTGAACTTTAGTTATCTTGATTGTACTTGTCAATAGATAGCTGCATATGTTATATACCATGTTTGTCTTAAGCTCTAATGCTTTTGGCAGGCTCTGCATCAGCAATTTAGGCTGCAACCATACGCATTGCACACTACGTTCCAGTATGCTGGTACTGAAGGGAAGCGTCATCGACTGCGGGAAGCCATGGTTTTCTTTGATCCTCCAGAATACTATGATGCACCTGGTAATTTTGTATCAGCTGTGATGTTAGTAGCTATATTAGTACTATATGTTTtctaacaaatataaaatatcaggTATTTCTGTGCCAGCTATTCTGTAGATTTGATGGTAGGACCCCTATTATCTCTCTATTGCTCAATATCTTCGGATAATTGGAGTTTTAAGACAGTTTTTTGATCCCACCAAGCTTCTGTTATATTTATCAATCTGATATGGATATGCTAAAGTTCATGTAAGGTGAAGGGGTCACATCTCTTATGGATAGGCATCAAACATTTGCAACATGGGCATTTTAGAATGAAGGAAATGGCCCACATAACATAAAGTGTGGCTACATTATTGTGTTCTTTAATACTTCTGTTTTCTTTCTCCTTGGATGTATCATGGTTAAATCTTCATGGAACGGAGGATTTGCTTATGTTGTTCTCCAGAATTCATGAAGTATATAATTCTACTAGCTATTCCTGTAACTAAATGTATTCTGTTTTCTCATGTTAATATATTTCCCATCGTATTTTCTGCATGTGTTGGTTAGGATGGGATGTAGAGTGAAATCTACTATCACCAACTTTATCAgagaattttgagttttgtattGAATGAACACatatttttgactttttatcTTTGATCCCATTTCAAACAAATGGGGTTATACGGTCCACTGTGAGTTCAACTTTTCAAGCGATGAAGATCAAATCAATTGAATTTGGATCTTTGAAGACATTCATAGCATGATTTATGCTGTCTGTTAACTTATTGAAGGAACCATGCAGGAGGATTCTTGTCATTTAGACCTTCTATTTCTAAGAGCTTGTTACTGGATGGGGAGCATAATCTTGAATCGCACTTCTCTCTTATTAATTACCAAGTATGGATGATTTAATTTAGAACTACTAGCTTCTGCCAATCAAATCATCTGTGGTTATTCGTATAATTTCTGTTTTTGACAATTTTGTTCAGATGAGACAAATAAGGTCAGCACTTGCTATTGCCTCAGTGTTGAACCGTACACTGGTGAGAATTCTATGATTACTTGGTAGTGTCTTACGACTTAGTGATTACTTTTCTGATTAGTTTTAGTGTCAAGAGTCTACTTTTTATGTGAAAGAAATTGAACCAAATTTTGAAGTGGTTTTGATAAGATTCTTGCTTATGTCATTACAGTATGAGTTTTGCCATGAATTACTTGTGCCTAGCAGTAACAAAAGTAATCAAGGGAAAACAATCTATAATTTAGAAATTCATCTTAGCAAAGAGCCAATGAGATGTGTTGTGCAGGTAGTATGACATTGTTTGGTGAAAGTTTTCTAATACATTCCAAATGTAAACTTTGGTGTTGCATTTATATAAAGGTTATCTAATCATCAATTTGCTTCTCACTGTAAATTTCAGGTTATGCCTCCATTATGGTGCAGATTGGATAGGCTGTGGTTTCCACATCCTGGGGCACTGCTGGGGTCATTGACTAGACAACCTTTTCTCTGCCCTTTGGACCATGTTTTTGAGGTACGTTTAAGTTGATAGTGGGAATCATTAGGCCCTTTTTTGTTTCTCCTGATAACATTCCTTTGCAAGTTGTCAGTCTTTTTTCCCCTCCCATTTATCTGTGCATCCATGAAATTAAccaatatcaatttaaattacaacataaaataCAAGGATCTTGCGGAAAGTGGGGCGGTAGGCATTCTCATGGACTTCTAAATTTATGATTAGATAGTTTAATGTCATGTTTCACATTTTCTGGACAAGCTACCTTTTTTCATCCCTTTTTAAAGAAATCATAGGATGATAAAGGATTGTCAGATGAATGTTGTGGTTAGAGGTTGTGTAATTCTTGTATGCTAGTGAATTGTTGCAGCATAAATCAGCAGCTGAATCTATGTTCAGAACGTTTCTGAGAACTCAACCTGTGATTCTGTTTTTGAGTGATTTGGGAGGTGTGAGACGGGGATGATTATGATCAAAATGCACATTAACTACTTCTTATCAACTCTTATTTAGACTTTTAGTCTACTGTGATGTAGTTAACTTCTGGCTGGTTCAGACTTATTTTCTCGATGAGTATCAAAAATTGaagtcttctttttcttttaagaaaaaactGGTCAAAGTGTGGATATGTTTAATTGACTTACAGTCCAATTAGGCCTAAAACTAAAAGCTGTGGTTCATTTTGTCCTCCAGTCTTTTGATTGAGCTCCATTTTTTTAGAGTTCTATCGTGAGAAGATGCTTTTGCTTTGAGCATGAGAACTTGTAACTCTTACGGAATACAGTATGCACTGGTGCAGGTGAATGTAATGTTGAGAGACCTTCCAGCGGAGGAATTTGGTCCTGCAATCAACATCAGAGAGTACTCTTTTCTCAACAACCCATTCTTACCCCAACGAGTAAATTAATATCTGTGATATAGACTAAATTATCTATTTTCGATGATCTCCTTCAGGAAGCTTTAGTTTGAGATGTTGTTTCAGGTAAGGGAGTCGTGGCTTGATGTTCAGCTTTGTCAAGAAGGAACTGAAGATTGCCATGCGTCAAGCAACACAAGTCGACCGGGTCTTTTAAGATTTCCTAAACGCAGCAGTGAAGAAACGGTATGGTAAATTATTTGTTTCCTGATATAAAATTTGTTCATAATGGAGCAATCACTTCATATATTCTTGATGAATTAGATCCTATGTAGTGAATTGTTCTATGGTAAGAGCTTATGTTGCTATGGCACTTCATTCTTCTCGAAATACCTGTGTCCAACATGGGCATGGAGATATGACCTCTCAAGGACTCTCcaatacatgaaaaaaattgaaaaaaaaatggacatAGCAGTGTCAGACAAACACCCGTATCTGACACACGAGGCCGAGTACCATAAGTTAGAGCTTTGTTGGTTAAACTTTGGAAATTTATTTGGTCCATTGCCAATGGATTTAAAAATCTCCGCAAGCAGGGTTAAAATACTGCCATGTGTCCTTTggtaatattaaaaaattaaaaaattgctGGAAATTTGCTAGATTGTATGATATTTAATGTAACCAAGTAATTATGATTCTTTTGTAATTGGTATTAGCACTCTTTATAATATGGTCATGTTGGCTTGGTGTCCTTGTTGGCTTGGTGTCGGCCTTGTTGAATTCTTCTAAATTGCAGTTGAAGAAGGTGTTCTCTTCATTCAAGGATGTCAAAGTCATTCAGTTCTCTTCGATGCAAGATGCTTTTCTTGGTTTCACTGACAAGGCAAGTCTTTTCACCAAGCTGCAACTTTTCTGCTTCCATTATTTTACCTTAGTTATGTTGCATTAATAGACTAATATGGTTTATCATTAAAACTCAGACAAGAGAGGAGAAATTCAGGAAACGTGTAAAGCAGTATGTAGGTATATGGTGCTGTGTTGAGAACCACATTCCTGGACACATATATTATGACATGTATTGGGACGAGAAACCGGGTTGGAAACCTATTCCACCTAAAACCCCAGAGGACGATCATCCACCTTTCTGAAGCCCTCTCTTCACCCTCTTATCAAAAGGTTGCCCAAGTTCTGGCCTTGGGAGGTAGAAAAAGAGAGAGTGACAGTGACGGTGACTGTGACTGTGACAGTGACAGTGACAGTGACCGAGTTTCAAAGCTGCTATGGTTCCTAACACATCGTCAAAAACCAAGAATATTGTCTTCATAGATTAAAATGGGATGAGATTGCATTAGTATTAGCATTAGTATTCGGACTTGGAGAACAAATGTCTGGAGTCTGAAATTTGGAACATTTGAGGGCTGATGTGTTTTTCACCCCTCTATATATGTACCattgatagttttttttttttttgctaatttaATCTTTGGGGCAATTCAAAT harbors:
- the LOC105764930 gene encoding arabinosyltransferase XEG113 isoform X2, whose protein sequence is MRGWRNAVQETAASKPLFLTIYATVILGTVVSSFYVFSAIYSPTASPTRSISSSWLLAPPLSQNGVSLSSNISQPSQHRSNKLRPIWEAPSRTSKMPRLKSFRLTKELVAQRAKDNVIIVTFGNFAFMDFILTWVKHLTDLGVSNLLVGAMDTKLLKALYWKGIPVFDMGSHISTDDVGWGSPIFHKMGRQKVLLINAILPFGFELLMCDTDMVWLKNPLPYLARYPDADILTSSDQVVPTVVDDRLADWKQVGAAYNIGIFHWRPTPPAKKLAKEWIDMLLADDRIWDQNGFNELVRRQTGPAFDDESGIFYSYDGNLKLGILPESLFCSGHTYFVQALHQQFRLQPYALHTTFQYAGTEGKRHRLREAMVFFDPPEYYDAPGGFLSFRPSISKSLLLDGEHNLESHFSLINYQMRQIRSALAIASVLNRTLVMPPLWCRLDRLWFPHPGALLGSLTRQPFLCPLDHVFEVNVMLRDLPAEEFGPAINIREYSFLNNPFLPQRVRESWLDVQLCQEGTEDCHASSNTSRPGLLRFPKRSSEETLKKVFSSFKDVKVIQFSSMQDAFLGFTDKTREEKFRKRVKQYVGIWCCVENHIPGHIYYDMYWDEKPGWKPIPPKTPEDDHPPF
- the LOC105764930 gene encoding arabinosyltransferase XEG113 isoform X1, which gives rise to MRGWRNAVQETAASKPLFLTIYATVILGTVVSSFYVFSAIYSPTASPTRSISSSWLLAPPLSQNGVSLSSNISQPSQHRSNKLRPIWEAPSRTSKMPRLKSFRLTKELVAQRAKDNVIIVTFGNFAFMDFILTWVKHLTDLGVSNLLVGAMDTKLLKALYWKGIPVFDMGSHISTDDVGWGSPIFHKMGRQKVLLINAILPFGFELLMCDTDMVWLKNPLPYLARYPDADILTSSDQVVPTVVDDRLADWKQVGAAYNIGIFHWRPTPPAKKLAKEWIDMLLADDRIWDQNGFNELVRRQTGPAFDDESGIFYSYDGNLKLGILPESLFCSGHTYFVQALHQQFRLQPYALHTTFQYAGTEGKRHRLREAMVFFDPPEYYDAPGGFLSFRPSISKSLLLDGEHNLESHFSLINYQMRQIRSALAIASVLNRTLYEFCHELLVPSSNKSNQGKTIYNLEIHLSKEPMRCVVQVMPPLWCRLDRLWFPHPGALLGSLTRQPFLCPLDHVFEVNVMLRDLPAEEFGPAINIREYSFLNNPFLPQRVRESWLDVQLCQEGTEDCHASSNTSRPGLLRFPKRSSEETLKKVFSSFKDVKVIQFSSMQDAFLGFTDKTREEKFRKRVKQYVGIWCCVENHIPGHIYYDMYWDEKPGWKPIPPKTPEDDHPPF